Proteins from a single region of Diorhabda sublineata isolate icDioSubl1.1 chromosome 2, icDioSubl1.1, whole genome shotgun sequence:
- the LOC130452936 gene encoding uncharacterized protein LOC130452936, with product MKDKNIPKYVPSFYIGEIKLDVELPYYLLTRKLKCVAPYIINKLQVNNITSAIFIQDDGTLQVKNRDNNSLYRREEYCTDTFSDGFIENTYVGGLSCPSIEIMHDIVEEHEHHQKKKKNSIKMQSKSEESDSSASKIFFFEIAGIGFAIILFLY from the exons atgaaagataaaaatataccaAAGTATGTTCCGTCCTTCTACATAGGCGAGATTAAACTTGACGTAGAACTTCCTTACTACCTATTAACTAGAAAATTGAAATGCGTAGCACCTTAcatcataaataaattacaagttAACAATATCACATCTGCTATATTTATTCAAGATGACGGGACTTTACAGGTCAAAAATCGAGATAACAACAGTCTCTACAGAAGAGAAga ATATTGCACCGACACGTTTTCAGATGGATTTATAGAAAACACATACGTAGGTGGCCTTTCCTGCCCTTCGATCGAAATTATGCATGATATTGTAGAAGAGCATGAGCATCaccagaaaaaaaagaaaaattcgataaaaatgCAAAGTAAATCTGAAGAAAGTGATAGTAGCGcgtctaaaatatttttctttgaaattgcCGGAATTGGATTTgccataattttatttttgtactaa